AGGCGAACATGAGCGTGAACGTACGAACGATCGCGTAAGCGCCGACTTTCGTCAGAAGCCCGCCGAACATCGCGGCGACGACCGGCGGCGGCGCGCCGTACGAGCCGGGCAGCCAAAAGTGCAGAAACAGTCCCGCCTTCAGCGCGAACACGACGAGCAGCAGCACGGCGATGACGTTGAGCGCGCCGCCCTGCCCCGCCTCGGCGACCCGTTCGGCGATATGCGCCATGTTGAGCGTGCCGAGCGCCGCGTATAAATACGCCATCGTCGCGACGAACAGCGTCGAGGAGACGATGTTGATCAAGATATATTTGATCGACTCCCGCAGCTGCCGCTTCTCGCCGCCGAGAACGATCATCGCGTACGAGGAGATGAGCATCACCTCGAAGCAGACGAACAGGTTGAAGATGTCCCCGGTTAAAAACGAACCCGCGACGCCGACGGTCAAAAACTGCGAAAACGCATAGAAGTGGTGCTTCTCTCGCCCTTCGCCGATCGTCCGGAACGCGTAAAACGTACACGCCGCCATGACGACTCCCGTCGCGAGCACGAGCAGCGCCGCCAGCATGTCCGCGACGAACACGATGCCGTACGGCGGCAGCCAAGCGCCCATGTACAGCGTCTGAATGCCGTCGGTCCGCACCTGCTGGACGAGATGCGCGCTGGCCGCGACGTTCACGAGAACGCTGACGCCGGCGATCGTTCGCTGCGCGCGCACGTTCGCGACGAATATGAGCAGCACCGCCGTAAACAGCGGGATCAATAACGGAAAAACGACTGTATTATTCATCGTCGGCCCCCTTCAGCTGCTCCATGTCGTCCGTGCGCAGCTCCTGATACGCTCGGTACGCGAGCACGAAGAAGAACGACGTCACTCCGAAGCTGATGACGATCGACGTCAAAATAAGCGCCTGCGGCAGCGGATCCACATAAGCGCCCGCCTTCTCCCCGAGGAGCGGTGCCGCGCCTGTCTTCAGCCCCGCCATCGTCATAAGCAGCAGATGGACGCCGTGGCTGAGCATGGCGGTGCCGAGTACGATCCTCAGCAGACTCCGGCTCAATATCATGTATGTGCCGACGCTGAACAACGCGCCGATCAGTATGGCCATTAACGTTTCCATCGGTTACCGGTCCTCCCCGATCGACAGAATGATCGTCATCGTGACGCCGACGACGGACAAGAAGACGCCGAGGTCGAACAGGACGGCCGTAGCGAGCTCTTTTTCGCCTAAGAAAGGCAAATGTTTATACGCGAACGTATGGCTTAGAAACGGAACATCGAACACGAACGAGCCGACGCCCGTCAGCACCGCGATCATGAGGCCGATCGCCGTCAGCGTCCGAAAATCGATCGGCACGACGTTCCGAATCGTCTTCAAATCGAAGGCGAGCGCCAGCAGCACGAGCGCCGAAGCGGTCATGAGGCCGCCGATGAACCCGCCTCCCGGCTCGTTGTGGCCGGCGAAAAACAGATGCGCGGCGAACGCCAAGATGATGAACATGACGACCTTGGCGGCCGTGCGCAAAATGACATCATTAGCTTTCATGCGGCGACTCCCCTCCTCTCCTCTTGTTCCCCGCGCGAAGCCGCACCATGGCGTAAATGCCGAGAGACGCGATGCCGAGCACCATGATTTCCAGCAGCGTATCGAAGCCGCGGAAGTCGACCAGGATGACGTTGACGACGTTTTTGCCGCCGCCGAGATGGTAGCTTTCCCGCACGTAATACTCCGAGATGGAAGCGAATTTCGCCCCCCCGTTCACGGCCAGCGCCGTCGCCGTCACGGTTGCGCCGACGCCGAGCGCGATCAACGCGTTGCCGATGCGGAAGCGGCGCGTCGACGGCTCTTTGCGCAGCTTCGGCAAATGGTAGAAGCACAGCAGGAACAATGCGACCGACACCGTCTCCACGATCATTTGCGTCAAAGCGAGATCCGGCGCGCGGAACAGGACGAAAAACAGCACGACCATATACCCGACGGCCCCGACAAGCACGATCATCGTCATCCGGGAGCGGACGAACGGAACGGCCAGCGTGGCGAGCAGCGTCGCCGCCATCAGCAGCGCCTCGTAGATCGTCGTCTCCGACGTTCCTTCGAACGTAAAGCTCAGCGTGCCTGTCGCGATCAGGGCGCTGCCGACCGCCGCGATCATAAAGGCGAAAATGTACACCAAATACATGCGCAAGGAGCCGGTCATATAGCCGTTCGTCAGCGCGGAAGCGCCCCGCTCCAGACCGGACAGCCCTTTCTCGTAAAACGCATTAAGCGTCCATTTCCGAGGAAATGTTCCGTACACGCCCTGCCAGCGGCGGAACTGCGCGTACAGCAGCGAGCCGAGCGCGACGACGCCGATCGTCATGAACAGCTCCGTCGTCCAGCCGTGCCAGAACGTAATGTGGACGTGGAAATGTTCGTCGTGGGCGAGCAGCGTCGGCAGCAGCGCCGTCAGCGCCGGTTCGATCAGCGAGTAGCTAAGCAGGTCCGGAAACAAGCCGAATACGACAACGAGCGAAACGAGCACCGCCGGGGACAGCAGCAAACCGAGCGGCGCTTCGTGCGGCGCCTTCGGAAGCGGCTCCTCCTTGCGCTTCCCGAGGAACGTCCGGAACACGAACAAGACGCTGTACACGAACGTAAAGACGCTGGCCAGCCAAGCGAGCGCCGGGAACAAGATTCCCCACGTTTCCATCGCGAAGAAGTCCATCTTCGAAGCGTTCAGCAAGCCGGTGAAAAACATCTCCTTGCTCAGGAAGCCGTTGAACGGCGGCAAGCCGGCCATCGAGCCCGCCCCGACGACCGCGAACGTAAAGCTGATCGGCATGAGCGCGGCGAGCCCGCCCAGTTTGCGAATATCTCGCGTGCCGGTTTCATGGTCCACGATGCCGGCGACCATAAACAGCGCGCCCTTGAATGTCGCGTGGTTAATCAGGTGAAACACCGCCGCCGTCATGGCTAGCACGTACGCGTTGGACGACGCGCCGCCCCCGAACGCGAGCGCCGCCGACCCGAGGCCGAGGAGGCACATGATCAGCCCGAGCTGGCTCACGGTGGAGAACGCCAATATCGCCTTCAGGTCGGTTTGCTTCACCGCTTGGAACGAACCCCAACAGAGCGTCGCCAGCCCGAAGGCCGAGACGAGCCAAAACCATTCGGCCGAGCCGCCGAACACCGGCGTCATTCGGGCGACGAGGTACAAGCCCGCTTTGACCATCGTCGCCGAGTGCAAGTAGGCGCTCACCGGCGTCGGCGCTTCCATCGCGTCCGGCAGCCAGATGTGGAACGGGAACATCGCCGACTTCGTGAACGCGCCGAGCAGCATCAGCAGCATCGCCGGCAGGAACAGCGCGTGGTCCTTCAGGGCGTCCGCCGCGGCGATCGCGCCGCGAATGCTGAATGTGCCCGTCGCTTCGCGCAGCAGCAAGATGCCCGCGAGCATCGCGAAGCCGCCGAACACGGTAATGAGCATCGACTTGAGCGCGCCCGCCTGCGATTTCTCTCTGCGGTACCAGAACGCGATCAACAGAAACGAGGATAAGCTCGTCAACTCCCAAAACCCGTACATCGCGATAAGATTATCGGACATGACGAGCCCGAGCATCGCGCCCATGAACAACAGCAGGTACACGTAAAAGTGCCGCACTTGTTCCTTCGTTCGGGATAAATAAAAAATCGAATACAGCGTGACTAAACTGCCGATGCCCGAAATGAGCAGCGCGAACAGCAAACTCCACCCGTCCGCCACGAACGCGAGCTCGATGCCGAACGACGGCATCCACGGCAGCGAATGCGCGACCGTCTCTCCGGAGCGGACGACGGGGAGCAGCGACAGGCAGTAAGCGAATATAGCGACCGGCAGCGGCAGCACGAACCAGCCGGCGTGCGGTCGCGGCATCAACGCGCTGAGCAGCGGGACGACGATCGCCCACGCGAAAGGCGCCAATGCGGCGGCATGCAACCAAGACAACGGAATTCCTCCTATCCATGCGTATCTATCTCATTCGACCTGCCGTATAAAAATAGCTCGAAAGGCCGACCTTGATAATGGAACGTCTCCACATCATATCATTTCCAGAGGTGGGCTTCATGCTTACAAAAAAAGCGGCCGTTTGCGCCGTCATCTTCGCGCTCCTGCTCGCGGGCGCATGGCTCGCCGAACGGCAGCTCAGCGACGATCCGCGGACGGAGGCGTCGGACGGTTTGAACGACGAGGCCGCGGGGCCGCGGGCGGCGCGCGTGTATAACGCTCATCCGGAATTTCGATCCCGCGAGTATGTCAAAATTTTGCGCATCGGGGACGGAACCGAACCGATCGGCCCGTAAATCAAAAAGAACCCGTCACTCGCAGGGACGCTGCGCCGAAAATCGGCACAGCTGTCCCTTGGTGACAGGCTCCTCCATGGTAAAGCTTCGTATTCAATATATCTCCACTATACCGCAAATATCCCGGCCGTTCAATACGTCCATCCCAGACTTCGCCCGGCCCGTGGGCTTTCCCGGGTTTACGCCTCGAACGCCTTGACGCCGTCGACCGTAACGATGTTGCGGAATTCCTTCAGAAGCTCCGTCGTGATCGGGCCGGCTTTGCCTTCGCCGATGATGCGGCCGTCGACTTCGCGCACCGCGATGACTTCCGCCGCGGTGCCTGTGAAGAACACCTCGTCCGCTACGTAAACGTCGTGAAGCGTGAACGGCTCTTCCTTCAGCGGCACGCCCGTGCGCTTGCAAATGTCCATGATCGCCGCGCGCGTAATGCCTTCGAGCGCGCCGACGTACGCCGGCGGCGTGAAGACGACGCCGTTCTTGACGATGAAGATGTTGTCGCTCGACCCTTCGGCGACGTAGCCCTGCGAATTGAGCATGATCGCTTCGCCGACGCCCGCGAGGTTCGCCTGAATTTTAACGAGAATGTTATTGAGGTAGTTCAGCGATTTAATTTTCGGATTCAGCGCGTCCGGGACGTTGCGGCGCGTCGACACGGACACGGTGCGCAGGCCGTTCACGTACGCCTCTTCCGGGTAAATCGACAGTTTCTCGACGATGATGATGACGTTCGCTTTCGGCGAACGGCGCGGATCGAGACCGAGATCGCCGGGACCGCGGGACACGATGAGCCGAATGTAGCCGTCGCGCAGCTCGTTGCGGCGGATCGTCTCGACGAGCGTATCCTGCATCTCTTGGAACGAGAGCGGAATATCGAGCATGATCGACTTCGCCGAGTCGTACAACCGCTTCAGATGCTCTTTGCATTTGAAAATGTTGCCGTCGTAAATCCGAATGCCTTCGAAAATGCCGTCGCCGTACAAGAAGCCGTGATCGTATACCGATACGGTCGCCTTCTCCTTCGAAACGAATTCCCCGTTCAAGTAAATCACTTGCGCCATGAATCGCCGCACCTCCGCTTATTGAGCTCCTGTGTGATAACCATAGGCGGGGTAAGACCCCAGAATGCGCACATCGCAGCCGACGGCGCGAATTTCTTCGACCGCTCCGCGCAGCAGCACCGATTCCATCGACGCTTCCACGTCGACGTAGAAATAATACGTGCCGAGCTGACGCTTCGTCGGACGGGATTCGATTTTGGACAAGTTGAGCCGGCGCCAAGCGAAGGCCGATAACAGCTGGTGCAGGCCGCCGGGGAAATCTTCGCCGGGCATGAGCAGCAGCGTCGTCTTGACCGAGTCGGCGCCGCGCCCCTCCGGCGCGAACGCGGGAGTCGGCGATTTGCCGGCCAGCACGAATCTCGTGAAGTTGTTCTTATGATCTTGAATCGCCGGCGCGAGCAGCTTCAGCCCGTATCTGGCGGCCGCCGTCGCAGGCCCGATCGCCGCCGTGAACGGATCGTTCCGTTCGACGAGCAGCCGGGCTCCTTCCGCGGTCGAGCCGACCGCCTCCAGCTCCGCCTGCGGCAGATGCTCGCTCAGAAACTTCCGGCATTGCGCGAACGCGACCTGGTGGGACAGCACCTTGCGCAGCTGCCCATAGTCGCCTTCGAAGCCGGACAGCGCCATCAAGTTTACATGAATAGGATACACCCATTCCGTCTGGATGGGCAAATCCTGCTCGGCGACGAGCCAGTCGATATGCAGGCTGACGGAGCCTTCGAACGTGTTCTCGACCGGCACGACGCTGTAGTCGGTTTTGCCGGCGAGCGTCGATTCGAACACGTCGGCGATCGTCTTGCACGGCACGAGCCGCCAATCCATCCCCTGCAGCAGCCACGACGCCGCTTCCTCGGAATACGTGCTCGGACCGAGCACCGCCACGGAAATCGTCATGATGCGTCACCTCTCCGTTCGTCGGCGAGCCGCGCCGCCGGGGTTTCGAGCTCGAGGCCGATCGCCGAAGGCGCAAGCCACAGCAGCTCTACGGCGCCGCCTTCCGGCCCGCCCATCGCTTCGCGCATGAACGCTTCGAGCTCCGCCTTACGGCCGGCTTCGTCGTCCACGAATGCGATCGCCGTCGGGCCCGCGCCGGACAGCGCCGCGCCGAGCGCCCCGTGATCGGCCGCTTCGCGCAGCACGCGCTCGAGGCCCGGGACGAGCGGCGCCCGGTACGGCTGGTGGATCCGATCCGCCATGGCGCCGCGGAGGACGTCGAGCCGTCCGGCGGCGAACGCCGCCGTCAGCAGCGCCGCCCGCGACAAGTTGAAGACGGCGTCCGCGCGGCTCACCTGCTCCGGCAGCGCCGCCCGCGCCTTGCTCGTCAGCAGCTCGTACGCGGGGATCGCGACGAGCGTCGTCAGGCGCGGCGGCGGGTCGAGCCGGATGTGCTCGGCGCGCTCGCCGTCCCACGTCGCGGCGACGAAGCCGCCGTACAGCGCGGGCCCGACGTTGTCCGGATGCCCTTCGATCGAGGCGGCGATACGGAACAGCTCGTCCCGCGGCAGCGGCTCGCCGATCAGCGCGTTCGCGGCGCCGAGCGCCCCGACGATCGCGGCGGCGCTGCTGCCGAGCCCGCGGGCGAGCGGAATGTCGCTGTACACCGCGATGTCGAGCTCGGGAACGGATACGCCGGCTTCGTCGAACACGCGCTGCGCGATGCCGTACAGCAAATTGGACTTGTCCGTCGGCAGTCCTTGGCTTCTCGCGCCGACGAGCGAGACGGTCGTCGTATCCGCCTGCGCCAGCTCGATCCACGCGTACAGCGACAGCGCGATGCCGAGCGCGTCGAAGCCGGGTCCGAGATTGGCGGACGTTGCGGGCACCCGCGCTCTGACGCGTTCGCGGGCGCCCGCCGGCATCCTAGCCACGGGCTGCTTCCGCCTGCTGGATGGCGGACATGACGGCTTCTTCCGTCGCGGGGATGACGACCGGCTCGGCGGCTACCGTTTTAATGGCGATGTTCGGATCCTTCAGGCCGTGGCCGGTCAGGACGCAGACGACCCTGCTGCCCTTCGGCAGCGCGCCTTCGCGGTGGCGCTTGAGCACGCCCGCGATCGAAGCGGCCGACGCCGGCTCGGCGAAGACGCCTTCGTTCGACGCGATCAGCTGGTACGCCTCCAAGATTTCTTCGTCCGTGACCGCCCATACGCCGCCTTCGGACTCCGTGTACGCGTTGACCGCGAGGTCCCAGCTCGCCGGGTTGCCGATACGGATCGCGGTCGCGACCGTCTCCGGATTCGGGAACGGCTTGCCCGTCACGAGCGGGCTCGCGCCCGCCGCCTGGAAGCCGATCATTTTCGGCACGGACGTCGAGCGGCCCGCGGCGCGGTATTCTTTAAACCCTTTGTAATAAGCGGAAATGTTGCCCGCGTTGCCGACCGGAATCGCGAGATAATCCGGCGCTTCGCCAAGCGCGTCGACGATTTCGAACGCCGCGGTCTTCTGCCCCTCTAAGCGGTACGGATTCACCGAGTTGACGAGCGTGATCGGATGCTTCGACGTAATGTCGCGCACGATTTCGAGCGCCTTGTCGAAGTTGCCGTCGATCGCGAGCACCGTCGCGCCGTATGCGTACGCCTGCGCCAGCTTGCCCAGCGCGATGTTGCCGTTCGGAATGAGCACGACGCATGCGAGCCCGCCGCGCGCCGCGTAAGCGGCCGCCGCCGCGGACGTATTGCCCGTCGACGCGCACATGATCGTGCGGCTGCCTTCCTCCATCGCCTTCGCGACGGCCATGACCATGCCGCGGTCCTTGAACGAGCCCGTCGGGTTCATGCCCTCGAACTTGAAGTACAAGTCGAGCTGCAGCTTCTCCGACAGCCGGTCCGCCCGAATAAGCGGCGTATTGCCTTCGTGCAGCGTCAGCAGCGGCGTCTTCTCCGTCACCGGCAGCATGTCGCGGTATCGATCGATCAATCCCATGTATCTCATTGTGTTACGGCCCCCCGACCAAAGTCGCGCGCCGCGTCCGGCTATTAGCCGACGACGCGGTACACGCTCTTAATTTTGTTGACGACATCCATCGATTCCAGCTCTCGAATGACGTTCTTCATACCGGACATATTCGTATCGTGCGTAATAATGATGATTTCGGCTTTCGGATTTTCCTGATTCGGCTGCTGCAGAACGGACTCGAGGCTCACTTCGTTCGCCGCGAACGCCTGCGTGATTTGCGCCAGCACGCCCGCCTTGTCCTCCACGTGCAGCAGCAGGAAGAACTTGCCGAAGATGCGGTCGTCGGACTGCAGCTTCTTCTCCTTGTACGCCGTGCTGAGCGTCTTCCCGTTGACGCCCATGCGCATGTTTTTCACGACCGCCACGAGGTCCGCCACGACCGACGTCGCCGTCGGCAGGCTGCCCGCGCCGGGGCCGTAGAACATCGTCTCCCCGACCGCTTCGCCGTACACGTACACCGCGTTGAACACGCCGTTGACCGACGCGAGCGGATGCGACGTGCGCACCATAGCGGGCTGCACGCTGACGGACACCGATTCGCCGTCGCGCTCGGCGACGCCGAGCAGCTTCAGTTCGTAGCCGAGCCGTTTGCCGTACTGAATGTCTTCTTTCGTGACGCCTGTGATGCCCTTCGCGTCGACGTCGGCGAGCGAGACGTTCATCCGGAAGCCGAGCGTCGCGAGAATCGCCATCTTGCGCGCGGCGTCGAGCCCTTCCACGTCGGACGTCGGATCCGCTTCCGCGTAGCCGAGCGCCTGCGCTTCCTTCAGCACGTCCTCGTAGGAGGCGCCTTCCTGGCTCATTTTCGTCAGGATGAAGTTCGTCGTGCCGTTCACGATGCCGAACATCCGCTTAATGCGGTCGGACGAGAAGCTCTCCGTCAGCGCGCGAATGATCGGGATGCCGCCGGCGACGCTCGCCTCGTAATAAATGTCGCAGCCGTGCTCCCGCGCGATCGCGACGAGCTCCGCGCCGTGCAGCGCCATCAAATCTTTGTTGGCCGT
This DNA window, taken from Paenibacillus sp., encodes the following:
- a CDS encoding Na(+)/H(+) antiporter subunit B; amino-acid sequence: MKANDVILRTAAKVVMFIILAFAAHLFFAGHNEPGGGFIGGLMTASALVLLALAFDLKTIRNVVPIDFRTLTAIGLMIAVLTGVGSFVFDVPFLSHTFAYKHLPFLGEKELATAVLFDLGVFLSVVGVTMTIILSIGEDR
- the ilvE gene encoding branched-chain-amino-acid transaminase, with protein sequence MAQVIYLNGEFVSKEKATVSVYDHGFLYGDGIFEGIRIYDGNIFKCKEHLKRLYDSAKSIMLDIPLSFQEMQDTLVETIRRNELRDGYIRLIVSRGPGDLGLDPRRSPKANVIIIVEKLSIYPEEAYVNGLRTVSVSTRRNVPDALNPKIKSLNYLNNILVKIQANLAGVGEAIMLNSQGYVAEGSSDNIFIVKNGVVFTPPAYVGALEGITRAAIMDICKRTGVPLKEEPFTLHDVYVADEVFFTGTAAEVIAVREVDGRIIGEGKAGPITTELLKEFRNIVTVDGVKAFEA
- a CDS encoding Na(+)/H(+) antiporter subunit C, with the translated sequence METLMAILIGALFSVGTYMILSRSLLRIVLGTAMLSHGVHLLLMTMAGLKTGAAPLLGEKAGAYVDPLPQALILTSIVISFGVTSFFFVLAYRAYQELRTDDMEQLKGADDE
- a CDS encoding Na+/H+ antiporter subunit D codes for the protein MNNTVVFPLLIPLFTAVLLIFVANVRAQRTIAGVSVLVNVAASAHLVQQVRTDGIQTLYMGAWLPPYGIVFVADMLAALLVLATGVVMAACTFYAFRTIGEGREKHHFYAFSQFLTVGVAGSFLTGDIFNLFVCFEVMLISSYAMIVLGGEKRQLRESIKYILINIVSSTLFVATMAYLYAALGTLNMAHIAERVAEAGQGGALNVIAVLLLVVFALKAGLFLHFWLPGSYGAPPPVVAAMFGGLLTKVGAYAIVRTFTLMFASDPDFTRPLIGWMSIATMALGALGAIAYKDVPRILIYNIVVAVGLIGLGVAAASEAALDGVVFYLLHDMPAKALVFLLGGWLIALAGTDKLPRMGGLIERSPALGWMTLAAGLAIAGVPPLSGFVGKLLIVQGALQAEHYVGAAVALASSLLVLLSFMKLFMGAFWGEPKTEAPPASAPAGLLAPCAVLLALLVLLGVGAEWVNDYASLAGDTLARPELYIEAVLKE
- a CDS encoding Na+/H+ antiporter subunit A translates to MSWLHAAALAPFAWAIVVPLLSALMPRPHAGWFVLPLPVAIFAYCLSLLPVVRSGETVAHSLPWMPSFGIELAFVADGWSLLFALLISGIGSLVTLYSIFYLSRTKEQVRHFYVYLLLFMGAMLGLVMSDNLIAMYGFWELTSLSSFLLIAFWYRREKSQAGALKSMLITVFGGFAMLAGILLLREATGTFSIRGAIAAADALKDHALFLPAMLLMLLGAFTKSAMFPFHIWLPDAMEAPTPVSAYLHSATMVKAGLYLVARMTPVFGGSAEWFWLVSAFGLATLCWGSFQAVKQTDLKAILAFSTVSQLGLIMCLLGLGSAALAFGGGASSNAYVLAMTAAVFHLINHATFKGALFMVAGIVDHETGTRDIRKLGGLAALMPISFTFAVVGAGSMAGLPPFNGFLSKEMFFTGLLNASKMDFFAMETWGILFPALAWLASVFTFVYSVLFVFRTFLGKRKEEPLPKAPHEAPLGLLLSPAVLVSLVVVFGLFPDLLSYSLIEPALTALLPTLLAHDEHFHVHITFWHGWTTELFMTIGVVALGSLLYAQFRRWQGVYGTFPRKWTLNAFYEKGLSGLERGASALTNGYMTGSLRMYLVYIFAFMIAAVGSALIATGTLSFTFEGTSETTIYEALLMAATLLATLAVPFVRSRMTMIVLVGAVGYMVVLFFVLFRAPDLALTQMIVETVSVALFLLCFYHLPKLRKEPSTRRFRIGNALIALGVGATVTATALAVNGGAKFASISEYYVRESYHLGGGKNVVNVILVDFRGFDTLLEIMVLGIASLGIYAMVRLRAGNKRRGGESPHES
- the pheA gene encoding prephenate dehydratase, producing MTISVAVLGPSTYSEEAASWLLQGMDWRLVPCKTIADVFESTLAGKTDYSVVPVENTFEGSVSLHIDWLVAEQDLPIQTEWVYPIHVNLMALSGFEGDYGQLRKVLSHQVAFAQCRKFLSEHLPQAELEAVGSTAEGARLLVERNDPFTAAIGPATAAARYGLKLLAPAIQDHKNNFTRFVLAGKSPTPAFAPEGRGADSVKTTLLLMPGEDFPGGLHQLLSAFAWRRLNLSKIESRPTKRQLGTYYFYVDVEASMESVLLRGAVEEIRAVGCDVRILGSYPAYGYHTGAQ
- a CDS encoding homoserine dehydrogenase, which translates into the protein METIRIGLMGLGTVGTGVVRILNDHRDDLTRQTGSTIEIRRVLVQNTEKPRDIALDSSLLTREAEDIVAADDIDVVVEVMGGVELTKGLIERALRSGKHVVTANKDLMALHGAELVAIAREHGCDIYYEASVAGGIPIIRALTESFSSDRIKRMFGIVNGTTNFILTKMSQEGASYEDVLKEAQALGYAEADPTSDVEGLDAARKMAILATLGFRMNVSLADVDAKGITGVTKEDIQYGKRLGYELKLLGVAERDGESVSVSVQPAMVRTSHPLASVNGVFNAVYVYGEAVGETMFYGPGAGSLPTATSVVADLVAVVKNMRMGVNGKTLSTAYKEKKLQSDDRIFGKFFLLLHVEDKAGVLAQITQAFAANEVSLESVLQQPNQENPKAEIIIITHDTNMSGMKNVIRELESMDVVNKIKSVYRVVG
- the thrB gene encoding homoserine kinase is translated as MPAGARERVRARVPATSANLGPGFDALGIALSLYAWIELAQADTTTVSLVGARSQGLPTDKSNLLYGIAQRVFDEAGVSVPELDIAVYSDIPLARGLGSSAAAIVGALGAANALIGEPLPRDELFRIAASIEGHPDNVGPALYGGFVAATWDGERAEHIRLDPPPRLTTLVAIPAYELLTSKARAALPEQVSRADAVFNLSRAALLTAAFAAGRLDVLRGAMADRIHQPYRAPLVPGLERVLREAADHGALGAALSGAGPTAIAFVDDEAGRKAELEAFMREAMGGPEGGAVELLWLAPSAIGLELETPAARLADERRGDAS
- the thrC gene encoding threonine synthase, whose protein sequence is MRYMGLIDRYRDMLPVTEKTPLLTLHEGNTPLIRADRLSEKLQLDLYFKFEGMNPTGSFKDRGMVMAVAKAMEEGSRTIMCASTGNTSAAAAAYAARGGLACVVLIPNGNIALGKLAQAYAYGATVLAIDGNFDKALEIVRDITSKHPITLVNSVNPYRLEGQKTAAFEIVDALGEAPDYLAIPVGNAGNISAYYKGFKEYRAAGRSTSVPKMIGFQAAGASPLVTGKPFPNPETVATAIRIGNPASWDLAVNAYTESEGGVWAVTDEEILEAYQLIASNEGVFAEPASAASIAGVLKRHREGALPKGSRVVCVLTGHGLKDPNIAIKTVAAEPVVIPATEEAVMSAIQQAEAARG